One window from the genome of Haloprofundus halobius encodes:
- a CDS encoding lycopene cyclase domain-containing protein, with translation MGSSATGGVRFALAALPDIGVFGPYTYLLTEVVFGSFAAVLLWRANAFRRAGKTVAVLYPIAYVWDWYTLEVGVFSIPLRTGVELLGIPLEEHIFMIVVPSLVIGIHELVHGPPGGERERFATERADDRRADGRQRSDDR, from the coding sequence ATGGGGTCCTCAGCGACCGGAGGTGTCCGTTTCGCTCTCGCGGCGTTGCCGGATATCGGCGTTTTCGGACCCTATACGTACTTGTTAACCGAGGTGGTGTTCGGAAGCTTCGCAGCCGTCCTCCTCTGGCGAGCGAACGCGTTCCGCCGGGCGGGCAAGACCGTCGCCGTGCTCTACCCCATCGCCTACGTATGGGACTGGTACACGCTCGAAGTGGGCGTCTTCTCGATTCCGTTGCGGACGGGCGTCGAACTGCTCGGCATCCCCCTGGAAGAACACATCTTCATGATCGTCGTGCCGTCGCTCGTCATCGGCATCCACGAACTCGTCCACGGGCCGCCAGGGGGAGAACGCGAGCGATTCGCGACGGAACGGGCCGACGACCGGCGGGCGGACGGCCGGCAGCGGTCGGACGACCGTTGA
- a CDS encoding CBS domain-containing protein — protein sequence MSTPLETISKDVTVLEAVQRMREKDINALVVLTTPRAIISSTDVLDAIANGRDISELQVEDVMTTDVETITPDLYMEEVAAMMDTYGIKHLPVVDDDYVGMISSTDVTAILSE from the coding sequence ATGTCCACGCCACTAGAAACGATCTCGAAAGACGTGACCGTACTGGAGGCCGTACAGCGGATGCGAGAAAAGGACATCAACGCATTAGTCGTACTGACCACGCCACGGGCGATTATTAGCAGCACAGACGTTCTCGACGCAATTGCTAACGGACGGGACATCTCGGAGTTACAGGTAGAAGACGTGATGACGACCGACGTGGAGACCATTACTCCTGATCTCTACATGGAAGAAGTTGCAGCGATGATGGACACCTACGGTATCAAACACCTCCCAGTTGTCGATGATGACTACGTTGGAATGATCTCATCGACCGACGTGACTGCAATTCTCTCGGAGTGA
- the trpD gene encoding anthranilate phosphoribosyltransferase: MQEYIERTTEGGNLTVEEAREAANAVFEGATEAQIGALLTALRAKGETEAEIAGFAQGMRDAARTISPDRKPLVDTCGTGGDDYDTINVSTTSAIVAAGADVAVAKHGNYSVSSSSGSADVLEVAGVDVGAEPPAVERAIDRDGIGFMLAPVFHPAMKAVIGPRKELGMRTLFNVLGPLTNPAGADAQVLGVYDPELVPVIAHAVSHMPVERALVVHGDGLDEIALHGETTVAEVDGDEVEEYALTPEEMGLDSAPIAAVSGGTPEENAADLRGIVEGDVTGAKRDIILANAGAAVYVAGHADSVESGVDRAREAIDSGAAAEKLERLRETTVELSRSD, encoded by the coding sequence ATGCAGGAATACATCGAACGCACTACGGAGGGGGGGAATCTGACCGTCGAGGAAGCACGCGAGGCCGCGAACGCGGTCTTCGAGGGGGCGACGGAGGCGCAGATCGGCGCGCTGCTCACCGCACTTCGAGCGAAGGGGGAGACGGAAGCCGAAATCGCCGGGTTCGCACAGGGGATGCGCGACGCCGCCCGGACCATCTCACCCGACCGAAAACCGCTCGTCGACACCTGCGGTACCGGCGGCGACGACTACGACACCATCAACGTCTCCACGACGAGCGCCATCGTCGCCGCCGGCGCAGACGTGGCGGTCGCCAAACACGGCAACTACTCGGTCTCGTCCTCGTCGGGCAGCGCCGACGTTCTCGAAGTCGCCGGCGTCGACGTGGGGGCCGAGCCGCCCGCCGTCGAGCGGGCCATCGACCGCGACGGCATCGGCTTCATGCTCGCGCCGGTGTTCCACCCGGCGATGAAAGCCGTCATCGGCCCACGAAAGGAACTGGGGATGCGGACGCTGTTCAACGTGCTCGGCCCGCTGACGAACCCCGCCGGGGCCGATGCGCAGGTACTCGGCGTCTACGACCCGGAACTCGTCCCGGTCATCGCACATGCGGTGTCGCACATGCCCGTGGAGCGAGCGCTCGTCGTCCACGGTGACGGCCTCGACGAAATCGCGCTGCACGGCGAGACGACCGTCGCCGAAGTCGACGGCGACGAGGTCGAGGAGTACGCGCTCACGCCCGAGGAGATGGGACTCGACTCGGCTCCTATCGCTGCGGTCTCCGGTGGCACGCCCGAGGAGAACGCCGCCGACCTCCGCGGCATCGTCGAGGGCGACGTGACGGGGGCGAAACGCGATATCATCCTCGCGAACGCGGGTGCGGCCGTCTACGTCGCCGGCCACGCCGACAGCGTCGAGTCGGGGGTCGACCGCGCACGCGAGGCCATCGACTCGGGCGCGGCGGCCGAGAAGCTCGAACGGCTCCGAGAGACGACGGTCGAACTCTCCCGGAGCGACTGA
- the larC gene encoding nickel pincer cofactor biosynthesis protein LarC, with protein sequence MDTLAFDGRMGASGDMILAALLAAGADPDALSPVETVLNVRHDVGSTVKNGISSTTVDVLLVGGDEGDENGGDEDGGDSHRPHEHDNDDHHHHGRGDEHHHGHHHDDHHEHDHTRAEGSGPHRKYTEVVDIVESMGLPNDVEADALDIFRTLGEAEAAVHDTDLEETHFHEVGADDAIADIVGACLLLDDLGVERVVTTPLSTGGGEARMSHGVYPVPTPAVVEIAERADWSLKGGPVEAELLTPTGAAILAHFAEGVDHLPPLRVRQSGYGAGGYDFPEHPNVLRALVGDGGGRLTREEITVLETNLDDAPPEVLGGLQETLADAGARDVSILPATMKKSRPGHLVKVIARPADAERVARKLAEETGTLGVREHGAGHRWVASRAFATATLEIDGGEYEVSVKVASDADGVVYDRSAEFDDAMAVARETGLPVREVMRRAESAVAEAREE encoded by the coding sequence ATGGACACACTCGCGTTCGACGGACGGATGGGGGCGAGCGGCGACATGATTCTCGCTGCGCTGCTGGCGGCCGGGGCAGACCCCGATGCGCTGTCACCGGTGGAGACAGTACTCAATGTTCGGCACGACGTCGGGTCAACGGTGAAAAACGGCATCAGTTCCACGACAGTCGACGTGTTGCTCGTCGGCGGTGACGAGGGAGACGAAAACGGCGGCGACGAAGACGGCGGTGACAGTCATCGGCCTCACGAACACGATAACGACGACCACCATCACCACGGCCGTGGCGACGAGCACCACCACGGGCACCACCACGACGACCACCACGAACACGACCACACCCGCGCCGAGGGTTCGGGGCCACATCGAAAGTACACCGAAGTCGTCGACATCGTCGAGTCGATGGGACTGCCGAACGACGTCGAAGCCGATGCGCTGGACATCTTCCGCACCCTCGGTGAGGCGGAGGCCGCCGTCCACGACACCGACCTCGAAGAGACCCACTTCCACGAAGTCGGTGCCGACGACGCCATCGCCGACATCGTCGGCGCGTGTCTACTGCTCGACGACTTGGGCGTCGAACGCGTCGTGACGACGCCGCTGTCGACCGGCGGCGGCGAGGCGAGAATGAGCCACGGCGTCTACCCTGTGCCGACACCTGCCGTCGTCGAAATCGCCGAACGCGCCGACTGGTCGCTGAAGGGCGGTCCCGTCGAGGCCGAACTGCTGACGCCGACGGGCGCGGCGATTCTCGCACACTTCGCCGAGGGCGTCGACCACCTCCCGCCCCTCCGCGTTCGGCAGTCGGGCTACGGCGCTGGCGGCTACGACTTCCCCGAGCATCCGAACGTGTTACGTGCGCTCGTCGGCGACGGCGGCGGTCGCCTCACGCGCGAGGAGATCACCGTCTTGGAGACGAATCTCGACGACGCGCCGCCCGAAGTTCTCGGAGGCCTGCAGGAGACGCTCGCCGACGCGGGCGCGCGCGACGTCTCCATCCTCCCGGCGACGATGAAGAAATCCCGTCCCGGACATCTGGTGAAGGTCATCGCTCGCCCGGCCGACGCCGAGCGCGTCGCCCGTAAATTGGCGGAAGAGACGGGGACGCTCGGCGTGCGCGAACACGGCGCGGGCCACCGCTGGGTCGCTTCCAGAGCGTTTGCGACGGCGACGCTCGAGATCGACGGCGGGGAGTACGAAGTGAGCGTGAAAGTCGCAAGCGACGCCGACGGCGTCGTCTACGACCGGAGCGCCGAGTTCGACGACGCGATGGCGGTGGCGCGCGAGACGGGACTTCCGGTTCGCGAGGTGATGCGGCGCGCGGAGAGCGCGGTGGCCGAGGCTCGCGAGGAGTAG
- the trpG gene encoding anthranilate synthase component II encodes MRVLVVDNFDSFTYNLVEYLSETQVEREDTDGVGEESERVDVEVLKNTASLDEIRAVDADAIVLSPGPGHPENDRDVGVTLDVLRELSPETPTLGVCLGLEAAVYAYGGEVGHAPEPVHGKAFAVDHDGRGVYAGLEQGFQAGRYHSLVVTDVPDCFEVTATTDHEGTDLVMGVRHREHPIECVQFHPESVLTAVGHDIVENFLTNCVADAPRVTAD; translated from the coding sequence ATGAGGGTGCTCGTCGTCGACAACTTCGACTCGTTCACGTACAACCTCGTCGAGTATCTCTCGGAGACGCAGGTCGAACGCGAGGACACCGACGGAGTTGGCGAGGAGAGCGAGCGCGTCGACGTGGAGGTCCTGAAGAACACGGCGTCGCTCGACGAGATTCGCGCCGTCGACGCCGACGCCATCGTCCTGAGTCCGGGACCGGGCCATCCCGAGAACGACCGCGACGTGGGCGTGACGCTCGACGTGCTTCGCGAACTGAGCCCCGAGACGCCGACGCTCGGCGTCTGTCTCGGCCTCGAAGCGGCGGTGTACGCCTACGGCGGCGAAGTGGGCCACGCACCCGAACCCGTCCACGGGAAGGCGTTCGCCGTCGACCACGACGGACGAGGCGTCTACGCGGGACTCGAACAGGGCTTTCAGGCCGGGCGCTACCACTCGCTCGTGGTGACAGATGTACCGGACTGCTTCGAGGTGACGGCGACGACGGACCACGAGGGGACGGACCTCGTGATGGGCGTACGCCACCGCGAGCACCCCATCGAGTGCGTCCAGTTCCACCCCGAGAGCGTGCTGACCGCCGTCGGGCACGACATCGTGGAGAACTTCCTGACGAACTGCGTCGCCGACGCGCCGCGAGTGACGGCCGACTAA
- a CDS encoding CDC48 family AAA ATPase produces the protein MNEVQLEVAKAYPNDSGRGIARLDPDTLLHLKLSPGDIIEIEGGETTAAKVWRADRQDWNTDTVRIDGFTRQNADVGIGERVTIRKAEAKKANKLVLAPPEEASVQFGSDAAGMVKRQILKRPVVERDIVPVMSSTNHPFMRSPGQAIPLIAVETDPSGVCLITEDTEVELREEPISGFERAQGGITYEDIGGLQGEIQRVREMVELPMKHPQIFKKLGIEPPQGVLLHGPPGTGKTLLAKAVANETSASFFSIAGPEIISKYYGESEQQLREIFEDAKEESPAIIFIDELDSIAPKREDVTGEVERRVVAQLLTMMDGLEARGQVIVIAATNRVDSVDPALRRPGRFDREIEIGVPDEVGRKEILQIHTRGMPLSDDVSLDHLADETHGFVGADIESLTKEAAMKALRRYLPEIDLDEEDIPPSLIDRMIVKRQDFNGALGEVEPSAMREVLVELPKISWDDVGGLSDAKQSVKESVEWPLTSPEKFERMGIEAPKGVLLYGPPGTGKTLMAKAVANETNANFISVRGPQLLSKWVGESEKAIRQTFRKARQVNPTVIFFDELDSLAPSRGQEMGNNVSERVVNQLLTELDGLEEMGDVMVIGATNRPDMIDPALIRSGRFDRLVLIGEPDEEGREQILKIHTQNSPLAPDVSLREIAEITDGYVGSDLESIAREAAIEALREDDDAEEVEMRHFRKAMENVRPTITDDLMDYYEQMQDQFKGGGRGDQFAERGGGRIGFQ, from the coding sequence ATGAACGAAGTCCAACTCGAAGTGGCGAAAGCGTACCCGAACGACTCGGGGCGCGGTATCGCCCGTCTCGACCCGGACACGCTTCTCCACCTGAAGCTCTCACCGGGCGACATCATCGAAATCGAAGGAGGTGAGACGACCGCTGCGAAGGTCTGGCGCGCCGACCGTCAGGACTGGAACACCGACACCGTCCGTATCGACGGCTTCACCCGACAGAACGCCGACGTCGGTATCGGCGAACGCGTGACGATTCGGAAAGCCGAAGCCAAGAAAGCGAACAAACTGGTGCTCGCCCCGCCCGAGGAGGCGAGCGTCCAGTTCGGCTCCGACGCCGCCGGGATGGTCAAACGCCAGATTCTGAAACGGCCGGTCGTCGAACGCGACATCGTCCCCGTGATGTCGAGCACGAACCACCCGTTCATGCGCTCGCCCGGCCAGGCGATTCCGCTCATCGCCGTCGAGACGGACCCCTCGGGCGTCTGTCTCATCACCGAGGACACCGAGGTCGAACTCCGCGAGGAGCCGATCTCGGGGTTCGAGCGCGCGCAGGGCGGCATCACCTACGAGGACATCGGCGGCCTCCAGGGCGAGATTCAGCGCGTCCGCGAGATGGTCGAACTGCCGATGAAGCACCCGCAGATCTTCAAGAAACTCGGCATCGAACCGCCGCAAGGGGTGCTCCTGCACGGCCCGCCGGGCACGGGTAAGACGCTCCTGGCGAAGGCCGTCGCCAACGAGACCTCCGCGAGTTTCTTCTCCATCGCTGGGCCCGAGATCATCTCGAAGTACTACGGCGAAAGCGAACAACAGCTCCGCGAGATATTCGAGGACGCCAAGGAGGAGTCGCCGGCCATCATCTTCATCGACGAACTCGACTCTATCGCCCCCAAGCGCGAGGACGTCACCGGCGAAGTCGAACGCCGCGTCGTCGCCCAACTGCTGACGATGATGGACGGCCTCGAAGCGAGGGGCCAAGTAATCGTCATCGCGGCGACGAACCGCGTCGACTCCGTCGACCCGGCGCTTCGCCGCCCCGGCCGGTTCGACCGCGAAATCGAGATCGGCGTCCCGGACGAGGTCGGTCGTAAGGAGATTCTCCAGATTCACACCCGAGGGATGCCGCTGTCGGACGACGTGAGCCTCGACCACCTCGCCGACGAGACCCACGGCTTCGTCGGCGCGGACATCGAGAGCCTCACGAAGGAGGCGGCGATGAAGGCGCTCCGGCGCTACCTCCCCGAGATCGACCTCGACGAGGAGGATATCCCGCCGAGTCTCATCGACCGGATGATCGTCAAGCGTCAGGACTTCAACGGCGCGCTCGGCGAGGTCGAACCGAGTGCGATGCGCGAGGTGCTCGTCGAACTACCCAAAATCAGTTGGGACGACGTGGGCGGGCTCTCCGACGCCAAGCAGTCGGTCAAGGAGTCCGTCGAGTGGCCGCTCACCTCCCCCGAGAAGTTCGAGCGGATGGGAATCGAAGCGCCGAAAGGCGTGCTGCTGTACGGCCCGCCCGGCACGGGTAAGACGTTGATGGCGAAAGCCGTCGCCAACGAGACGAACGCGAACTTCATCTCGGTGCGCGGGCCGCAGCTGCTGTCGAAGTGGGTCGGCGAGTCCGAGAAGGCCATCCGGCAGACCTTCCGCAAGGCGCGGCAGGTGAACCCGACGGTCATCTTCTTCGACGAACTCGACAGCCTCGCGCCCAGCAGAGGTCAGGAGATGGGAAACAACGTCTCCGAGCGCGTCGTCAACCAACTCCTGACCGAGTTGGACGGTCTCGAAGAGATGGGCGACGTGATGGTCATCGGCGCGACCAACAGGCCGGATATGATCGACCCCGCGCTCATCCGCTCGGGTCGGTTCGACCGCCTCGTCCTCATCGGCGAACCCGACGAAGAGGGCCGCGAGCAGATTCTGAAGATTCACACCCAGAACAGTCCGCTCGCCCCGGACGTGAGTCTCCGTGAGATCGCCGAAATCACCGACGGCTACGTCGGCTCCGACCTCGAAAGCATCGCCCGCGAGGCGGCCATCGAGGCGCTCCGCGAGGACGACGACGCCGAGGAGGTCGAGATGCGGCACTTCCGCAAGGCGATGGAGAACGTCCGTCCGACCATCACCGACGACCTGATGGACTACTACGAGCAGATGCAGGACCAGTTCAAGGGCGGCGGTCGCGGCGACCAGTTCGCCGAGCGCGGGGGCGGGCGCATCGGCTTCCAGTAG
- the radB gene encoding DNA repair and recombination protein RadB, translating to MTETLSTGCAPLDDLLGGGLERGTVTQVYGAPAAGKTNVALSAAVDVAAAGGTVVYIDTEGLSIDRFRQLVEARTDDEQAFEDVASRVIVTEAYDFAEQEEAVRDVEEFADRADLVVLDSATGFYRLERTIEGGEGGESLRRVARQVTHLLSLARKHDIAVVLTNQVFTDPDTDRTRALGGNTLEHWTGVVVRLDRFRGGNRRATLEKHRAKAAGESVTFRITGSGLEATEEF from the coding sequence GTGACCGAAACACTCTCCACGGGGTGCGCGCCGCTCGACGACCTGCTCGGGGGTGGTCTCGAACGCGGGACCGTCACGCAGGTGTACGGCGCGCCGGCGGCGGGGAAGACGAACGTCGCGCTGTCGGCCGCCGTCGACGTCGCCGCAGCGGGCGGAACCGTCGTCTACATCGACACCGAAGGGCTCTCCATCGACCGGTTTCGCCAGTTGGTCGAGGCACGAACCGACGACGAGCAAGCCTTCGAAGACGTCGCCTCCCGCGTCATCGTCACCGAGGCGTATGACTTCGCCGAACAGGAAGAGGCCGTCCGCGACGTCGAGGAGTTCGCCGACAGAGCGGACCTCGTCGTCCTCGATAGCGCCACCGGGTTCTACCGACTCGAACGCACCATCGAGGGCGGCGAGGGCGGCGAATCGCTGCGCCGCGTCGCCCGCCAAGTGACGCACCTGCTCTCTCTGGCACGGAAACACGACATCGCCGTCGTGTTGACGAACCAGGTGTTCACCGACCCAGACACAGACCGGACGCGAGCGCTCGGCGGCAACACGCTCGAACACTGGACCGGCGTCGTCGTCCGCCTCGACCGCTTCCGCGGCGGCAATCGCCGAGCGACGTTGGAGAAACATCGCGCGAAAGCCGCCGGTGAGAGTGTGACGTTCCGGATTACGGGCTCGGGGTTGGAAGCGACCGAGGAGTTCTGA
- a CDS encoding phosphoribosylanthranilate isomerase — MTRVKLCGFARAVDLRIAADAGVDAVGVITELPEQVESPREVLPNRAADLVAAAPPFVTTVLVLMPETPDRAVELARLVDPDVLQLHSEFAADELQYIRAEAETKIVTAVDAEDPDDIERARDLDQVVDAVLLDSVSDEGAGGTGETHDWETTADLAKKLCSPVILAGGLTPENVEEAIETAQPYGVDAASGVELTGGIKDHDAVREFVRRAKASQFRREASA, encoded by the coding sequence ATGACGCGGGTCAAACTCTGCGGATTCGCCCGCGCCGTCGACCTGCGAATCGCCGCCGACGCCGGTGTCGACGCCGTCGGCGTCATCACCGAACTGCCGGAGCAGGTCGAGAGTCCTCGGGAGGTGCTGCCGAACCGCGCGGCGGATCTCGTGGCCGCGGCCCCACCGTTCGTCACGACGGTGCTCGTGCTCATGCCAGAGACGCCCGACCGCGCCGTCGAACTCGCGCGCCTCGTCGACCCGGACGTGCTCCAACTGCACAGCGAGTTCGCCGCCGACGAACTCCAGTACATCCGCGCCGAGGCGGAGACGAAAATCGTCACCGCCGTCGACGCCGAAGACCCCGATGACATCGAACGGGCGAGGGACCTCGACCAGGTCGTCGACGCGGTGCTCCTGGACTCCGTGAGCGACGAGGGTGCGGGCGGAACCGGCGAGACCCACGACTGGGAGACGACGGCCGACCTCGCGAAGAAACTCTGTTCGCCCGTCATCCTCGCGGGCGGGTTGACGCCCGAGAACGTCGAGGAGGCCATCGAGACCGCCCAACCCTACGGCGTCGACGCGGCCAGCGGCGTCGAACTCACCGGCGGCATCAAGGACCACGACGCGGTCCGCGAGTTCGTCCGCCGGGCGAAGGCGTCGCAGTTCCGTAGGGAGGCCTCGGCGTGA
- a CDS encoding CBS domain-containing protein: protein MDITDIALQDFVELEADTRLGKVRSAFERENPKGIIITDDGDYVGVVGEKQLIQSHIEDNTKAAALMRSAPRIDRHEDVREASRMLIEGDTQIAPVYEGEKLWGIITSDAILEAVHENLDALTVEQIYTEDVVTIREEDRVGQAINRLRENGISRLPVLNENGKLTGVLTTHDIVDFVVRDEVRQGTGDRSGDLERMLDLPVYDLMTSPVFTTNPGESVRDAVSKMFENDVAGLVVTPSDSDSEVLGVLTKTDVLRALTYTEEEQMDVQITNVELLDTVTRTELVESLTQVVDKYQEMQVHHAHLRFHEHKEKLRGTPLIQAQVRLRTSHGQVAGSGEGYGAEHAFRVALDKLERNVLEMKGINADEQYRGQLLRKLGEL from the coding sequence ATGGACATTACTGACATAGCACTCCAGGACTTCGTGGAGCTGGAGGCCGACACCCGACTCGGGAAAGTCCGGTCTGCGTTCGAGCGCGAGAACCCGAAGGGTATCATCATCACCGACGACGGCGACTACGTCGGGGTGGTCGGCGAGAAGCAGTTGATTCAGTCGCACATCGAAGACAACACGAAGGCCGCCGCGTTGATGCGCTCCGCGCCGCGCATCGACCGTCACGAGGATGTCCGCGAGGCGTCGCGGATGCTCATCGAGGGTGACACCCAGATTGCCCCCGTCTACGAGGGCGAGAAGCTGTGGGGCATCATCACGAGCGACGCGATTCTCGAAGCCGTCCACGAGAACTTGGACGCGCTCACCGTCGAACAGATCTACACCGAGGACGTGGTGACGATTCGCGAGGAGGACCGCGTCGGTCAAGCCATCAATCGTCTCCGCGAGAACGGCATCTCTCGACTCCCCGTCCTCAACGAGAACGGCAAACTCACCGGCGTGCTGACGACGCACGACATCGTCGACTTCGTCGTCCGCGACGAGGTTCGACAGGGCACCGGCGACCGAAGCGGCGACCTCGAACGGATGCTCGACCTGCCAGTGTACGACCTGATGACGAGTCCGGTGTTCACGACGAACCCCGGCGAGTCGGTCAGGGACGCCGTCTCGAAGATGTTCGAGAACGACGTCGCCGGACTGGTCGTCACGCCGTCGGACAGCGACTCGGAGGTGCTCGGCGTCCTCACGAAGACGGACGTGCTTCGCGCGCTGACCTACACCGAGGAGGAGCAGATGGACGTCCAGATCACGAACGTCGAACTGCTCGACACCGTCACGCGGACGGAACTCGTCGAGAGTCTCACGCAGGTCGTCGACAAGTACCAGGAGATGCAGGTTCACCACGCGCATCTGCGTTTCCACGAACACAAGGAGAAACTCCGTGGGACGCCGCTCATCCAGGCACAGGTCAGACTCCGGACGAGCCACGGACAGGTCGCCGGCTCCGGGGAGGGCTACGGCGCGGAACACGCCTTCCGCGTCGCCCTCGACAAGCTCGAACGCAACGTCCTCGAGATGAAAGGTATCAACGCCGACGAGCAGTACCGCGGGCAGTTGCTACGGAAACTCGGCGAGCTATAG
- the trpE gene encoding anthranilate synthase component I, producing the protein MSSLDRSRESFASLFADVGGPAVARISATLDLPSTPPLSAYGALTDENEYGFLLESAEKTPSSDPDGAFSPGTATDRHARYSFVGYDPDAVVTVDADGATVESLGGRAARYVDPDDGDVLDALRGALPAVERVGFEGAEAAARQRLDGGLVGFLAYDAVYDLWLEEVGVERPESRAEESAMPDAQFVLTTKTLVFDHATDAVSLVFTPVVGPDDDPETVYDELESEATRLRGKLAAAETPDHGGFEKRGETAESKEAYEAAVRETKQHVLDGDIYQGVISRTRELRGEIDPLGLYASLREVNPSPYMYLLRHGDRTVVGASPETLVSVRGDRVVANPIAGTCPRGNSPVEDRRLAGEMLADAKERSEHTMLVDLARNDVRRVSEAGSVRVEEFMNVLKYSHVQHIESTVSGTVDAKSDAFDATRASFPAGTLSGAPKVRAMEIIDALETTPRGLYGGGVGYYSWTGDADVAIVIRTATIDRRGGDGDEDDDLIRVRAGAGIVADSDPTAEYEETEQKMGGVLDALERIEKSPESDEMTPAEASR; encoded by the coding sequence GTGAGTTCGCTCGACCGGAGTCGCGAGTCGTTCGCGTCGCTGTTCGCCGACGTCGGCGGACCGGCCGTCGCACGTATCTCGGCGACGCTCGACCTGCCGTCGACGCCGCCGCTGTCGGCGTACGGCGCGCTGACCGATGAGAACGAGTACGGTTTTCTGTTGGAGAGCGCCGAGAAGACGCCCTCGAGCGACCCTGACGGCGCCTTTTCGCCCGGGACGGCGACCGACCGACACGCTCGCTACTCGTTCGTCGGCTACGACCCCGACGCCGTCGTCACCGTCGACGCCGACGGCGCGACCGTCGAGTCGCTCGGCGGCCGCGCGGCGCGCTACGTCGATCCCGACGACGGGGACGTGCTCGACGCGCTCCGCGGCGCGCTCCCGGCCGTCGAACGCGTCGGCTTCGAAGGCGCCGAGGCCGCCGCCCGGCAACGTCTCGACGGCGGACTGGTCGGCTTCCTGGCGTACGACGCGGTGTACGACCTCTGGTTGGAGGAGGTCGGCGTCGAACGGCCCGAATCCCGCGCCGAAGAGAGTGCGATGCCGGACGCCCAGTTCGTGCTGACGACGAAGACGCTCGTCTTCGACCACGCCACCGACGCGGTGTCGCTCGTCTTCACACCAGTCGTCGGCCCCGACGACGACCCCGAAACAGTTTACGACGAACTCGAATCGGAGGCGACGCGCCTGCGCGGGAAACTCGCTGCGGCGGAGACGCCCGACCACGGCGGCTTCGAGAAGCGCGGCGAGACCGCGGAGTCGAAAGAGGCGTACGAAGCGGCCGTTCGCGAGACCAAACAGCACGTCCTCGACGGCGACATCTACCAGGGCGTCATCTCGCGGACGCGCGAGCTCAGGGGGGAAATCGATCCGCTCGGTCTGTACGCGTCGCTCCGGGAGGTGAACCCCTCGCCGTACATGTACCTGCTACGCCACGGCGACCGAACCGTCGTCGGCGCGAGTCCGGAGACGCTCGTCTCGGTGCGCGGTGACCGAGTCGTGGCCAACCCCATCGCCGGAACGTGTCCGCGGGGGAACAGCCCCGTCGAGGACCGCCGCCTCGCCGGCGAGATGCTCGCCGACGCCAAGGAGCGCTCCGAGCACACGATGCTCGTCGACCTCGCGCGCAACGACGTGCGCCGCGTCTCCGAGGCGGGCAGCGTCCGCGTCGAGGAGTTCATGAACGTGCTCAAGTACAGCCACGTCCAGCACATCGAGTCGACCGTCTCGGGTACCGTAGACGCCAAGTCAGACGCCTTCGACGCGACCCGCGCGTCGTTCCCGGCGGGGACGCTCTCGGGGGCGCCGAAGGTCCGCGCGATGGAGATAATCGACGCGCTGGAGACCACTCCACGCGGACTGTACGGTGGCGGCGTCGGCTACTACTCGTGGACCGGCGACGCCGACGTGGCCATCGTCATCCGGACGGCGACCATCGACCGCAGGGGCGGCGACGGAGACGAGGACGACGACCTGATTCGCGTTCGGGCGGGAGCGGGTATCGTCGCCGACAGCGACCCGACCGCCGAGTACGAGGAGACCGAACAGAAGATGGGCGGCGTGCTCGACGCGCTCGAACGCATCGAGAAGTCGCCAGAGAGCGACGAGATGACCCCCGCGGAGGCGTCGAGATGA